The nucleotide sequence CAGGCTTGCCGAAAGTGCTTTCGATGTCGGCGCGGGTCATGCCCGGCAGGCTTTGCCGATTGATCATGGCGTTGCGTCTTGCGCTGCCGGTTATGCGGTTGCCACAGCCATCATCTGGTTCGCCGACGACGGTCAGCGTCTGCTCCTGCTTTTTTTTGGACTCGGGGCGCTGCTTGGGCGCTTTTGCCATGGGAACGGGCTTGCTGGAGCCAGGCGTTGGATTGAACGCTTGCTGGCGTTCGGTGGTCTGTTGGGGCGGGCAGCCTTGGCGTGTGAAGGTCAGGTGCCCGGTTTCGTCGACGCAGCGGTAAATGCTTGTGGCAAGCGCGGGTGGGGCGCTAAGAAGTAGGGCGCAGCAGCTAGAGGCAAGCAGCGTTCTCATGGTCGTCCTCCTTGACGATCTACGGCGGTAACAAACCCTAGCCAATAATCACATGTACTGCAGGCGTGTCTTCGCGCAACGTGAATGCGTCGACAGGATGGCAAAGTGTGCTGCTTGTCATTTGATGTCGCGCAACTACTTGTATTGCCTGTATTTCGTGCTTCGAGGCGGCGGCTGCGGTGTTATTATTGCGCGGTCCGCCCATTCGGGCTTTTGGATCCCTCTCATGGATTTGCCCTGTAGTCGTACACGATTTTTGTTGGCCAATCACGTTTTGAATGATTGATCCCCTGGCGCGCTCCGTTCGTCGGGGGTGGAGTGCGCCATGACTGAAGTAGAAGCAAAAAAGCCGCAGGAAAGTCTCCAGGATCGTCTGGCGCAAGTTGTCGAACTGCTGCATCGTCAAAAGATCGTTGAGGATCTTGCCTACCGCCAGGGTATCGGTCAGCCGCAGGAGCTGATCGACAACCTGGAGCATCGTCAGAATCTCGTCGAGCTGCAGCGCAAGTTGGAAGCGCTGCACCCGGCAGACGTTGCATACATCCTTGAAGCGCTGCCGCTGGATGACCGCCTGACCGTCTGGCAGCTGGTCAAGTCCGAGCGCGACGGTGACATCCTGCTCGAAGTTTCCGACGCGGTACGCGAGACGCTGATCGCCGACATGGATGATCACGAAATCCTGGCGGCCGCCAAGGATCTCGATGCCGACGAGCTGGCCGACCTGGCTGCAGAGCTGCCGCGCGACGTCGTCCACGAGCTGATGGAGACCCTTGATGCGCAGCAGCGTGAGCGCGTCCGTTCGGCCTTGTCCTACGAGGAGGATCAGGTCGGTGCCCTGATGGACTTCGAAATGGTCACGATCCGCGAGGATGTGAGCCTGGAGGTGGTCCTGCGTTATCTACGCCGACTCAAGGAGCTGCCTGGTCATACCGACAAGCTGTTCGTAGTGGATTACGACGGCGTGCTCAAGGGTGTTCTGCCCATCAAGCGTCTGTTGGTTAATGACCCTGAAAAGCAGGTGGCCGAGGTGATGGCCAATGATCCGGTCACTTTCCATCCCGATGAGGATGCCTACGAGGCAGCTCAGGCCTTCGAGCGTTATGACCTGGTTTCCACGCCTGTGGTGGACAAGGGGGGCAAGCTGATTGGCCGTTTGACCATCGATGAGATGGTTGACCTGATTCGTGAGGAGAGCGAGAGCGAAGTCCTCAACATGGCCGGTCTGCGTGAAGAGGAGGATATCTTTGCCTCGGTCTGGAAATCACTGCGCAACCGCTGGGCCTGGCTGGCGCTGAACCTGATTACGGCTTTCGTCGCGTCGCGAGTGATCGGGCTGTTCGATGGCTCGATCGAGAAGCTGGTGGCGCTGGCGGCTCTGATGCCGATCGTGGCGGGAATTGGCGGCAACTCGGGCAACCAGACAATTACCATGATTGTGCGGGCGATGGCCCTGGATCAGATGGGCACCGGCAATGGCTTCCGGTTGCTACGCAAGGAGGCGGGTGTAGGGCTGCTGAACGGTCTGATATGGGGTGGTGTGATAGGGCTGGTGGTCTACTGGCTCTACGGCAGTTGGTCGCTCGGGGTGGTCATGACTGCCGCGATGACGCTCAACCTTTTGCTGGCTGCGCTGATGGGCGTGCTGATTCCGGTGACTCTGGCACGCATGGGGCGAGATCCCGCCCTGGGGTCGAGTGTGATGATCACTGCAGTGACTGACAGTGGTGGTTTCTTCATCTTCCTTGGGTTGGCGACGCTCTTCCTGCTCTGATTGCACTCTGGCGCAGCTGGTTGGGGATACTGTTTCGCCTGTAGTTGACCTTGTGCGTCGGTTGGATAGGCGCACAAGCCTTATTGGGCTTTAGTCCCAGGTCCCGTTCCCTTTAGCGAGATAGCTTTCGCAATGCCAGAAATGCAAACGCCTCGACAAGTCGAGGCGTTTGAGGATAGGCGAGACTGCAATCGTCTATCAGTCTTCTTCTTTGCCGGCTTCGCTGTCTTGCGCAATCAGCGCAATCAGCGCGTTCTGTTGGCGATGCGCAAGATGCCGGAACCGTTGCAGCAACTCACGCTCATGCAGTGACAGCTCGGGGCTGTCGAGACGCATGTTCAGATCATCACCCAGTGCACCTTCCTGAAGAAGGCTTTGCTCCAGGCGGGCAATGATCTCCGAATTCATACTGCGGTGATGATTACGTGCAACTTCCGCAATCCGCTCACGCATCCCATCGGGTAGCCGAACGACAAACTTGTCAGCCGTACGGCTGGAATAAACTGCCTGCTTCATTGGGCGCATACTATAAACCGGTTAGTCAGGTGGGCGATGGTGGCTTATTGCCGTTCTAGTCATCGGTCTGACAGCCAAACCCCGCGGCTGTTCCACAACCTGAAAAAAAGATGTAGACGACTTAATGGCGCCAATTATACGTCAAGCTTTTAGCAAAGCGAAGGCATAATAGTGTCAGAGTGCCTCTATTGTGACCCGCCGCGCTTTTCAGCGCAGGACGGGGTCGAACTTGATCCGTTTTCCGATCACCAGTGAACCTGCAAAGAGCGCCCCGAACACCACGGCTCCAACTTTTGCCAAGGTAGCCCAGCTATCGCTCATTTCAGCTGTCAGTCCCAGTATTGAGCAGGCGATGCACAGTGACAGAAACAGAAAAGCATGGATGGTCATGGTTTTTTCCTCGGTCGATTCGATGATTGCAAAGCGCTAGAAGACCCATCGCTGAGGCTGCTGAACTGTTCTCACCTCACCAGTGCCAATAGTCTGGATAGCTGGAGGCGAAGCGAAGGAGGGAGTACTACGGGCTGAGTGCACTACATTCGGTGTTGTATGGAAATCTGGGCGATCCATGCCTGACCTCATGTCTTGCAAGTGGATCGCAGCTGCGGCTGCCAGCATCACTGTGCTGAGCAAATACGCTGAATGTGTCATAGGCGTCTCCTTCGCGTTATGGCTAACTACTTTAGTAGCATTCGCTGTGCCAATTTTGCATGCCGAAAAAGTCCTTTAAAATCAACTATTTATGCTTTGACAGGGCGAAGGCGATACTGCGTTTTGCAAGGTTGCACTGGTTGGCCCGTGCAAAATGCAATTGTCACGGCTCGTTGAGTTTTCCAAGGCGAAAAGCCTCCCTAAAGAGGGCAAGATCAGACGTGCCTGCGAGTGCCTGCGCGAGCATGACAAACAGCTCGCGCACCGCTAAGATGTTGCCCCCGCATGGTCCCAGTAGCTCAATTGGATAGAGCATCCCCCTCCTAAGGGGAAGGTTGTGAGTTCGAACCTCGCCTGGGACGCCATCAAGCCAAGCTTCGTCTACCAAGCTGCGATCACCTGAAGCACATGCCCTATGTGCGAGCTTTGCCCGTCTCCTGATTGATCGGCCCGATTCTATTCGGCCAGGCGCGTTGTGCTAGATCGATGGAGCCCGTTACAGCCAGCAAGACTCCACCTGCCACCAACTGGGAAGCAGGTTTCTTGCCTTGGCTTGCGCAAAGCGGTCATCCAGCAGATAAACCACGCCACGGTCATCGGTGGTGCGGATCACGCGACCGGCGGCCTGCACGACCTTTTGCATTCCCGGGTAGAGGTAGGCGTAATCGTAGCCATGGGCTTCGCCGAACATCTCCTGCACTCGGGCTTTGATTTCTTCGTTGACCACATTGACCTGAGGCAAACCGAGGGTGGCGATAAAGGCACCGATCAAACGTTTGCCGGGCAGGTCGATGCCCTCGCCAAAAGCGCCGCCCAGCACGGCAAAGCCAATGCCTTCAGAACTCAAGGTGAAGCGGTCGAGAAAGGCCTGCCGCTCGCCTTCCAGCATGTTTCGGGTCTGCACGCTGGTGGGGATGTCCGGGTGCAGGGTTTCGAAAAGTTCGCGTACTTGCTCCAGGTAGGCATAGCTGCTGAAAAAGGCCAGGTAGTTGCCAGGCTCGCGTCGGTACTGCTCGGCCATCAGTTGGCAGATGGGCGCCAGGCTGCTTTCACGATGCTGATAACGAGTGGACAGATTGCGCACCACGCGAACGCTCAGCTGTTCGGCAGCAAAGGGTGAGGCTACATCAATCCACTGGGTCTCTTCCGGCAGGCCCAGCAGGTCGCGGTAATAGTTGGCCGGACGCAATGTGGCCGAGAACAGCGTAGTGGTGTGGGCCTCGTCGAAGCGCGCAGCGAGAAACGGCGCCGGTACCACGTTGCGCAGGCACAGGGTGGTGTCCAGGCTCATTGCGTTGCCGGTTTGGCGGGTGATATCGCACAGCGAATGGGGGCCGTAGGCCTCGCTCAGGCGACAGAACAGCATGGCGTCCAGGTAGAACTGCAGCAGGCTGCGGTCGTTGCCGTCAGGCTGTTCGCTCAGGTGGTCGGTGATGGCGGTTACGGCTTTTTGCAGGGCCGCGACGAAAAGATCCGGCACGCTGGGGTAAATCTGGTAGTCGTGTTCCTGCACGCGGTTGAGCTGTTCCCAATGCCGACCCACGCGCTGCAACTCGCTGCGGATGCGCGCCGGCGCCCGGCGCAGCAGGTCGTGAAGGATGGATTGGTCCAGTTCGGCGCTGTACATGCTGCGCGCCCGGTCGACCAGGTTGTGCGCCTCATCCACCAGCACAGCGACGCGCCACTCGTTGAGGGTGGTCAGACTGTAGAGCAGGGCGCCCATGTCGAAGTAGTAGTTGTAATCGCCGACCACCACGTCCGCCCAACGGCATAATTCCTGGCTCAGGTAGTAGGGGCAGATCTGGTGTTCCAGGGCGATGCGGCGTACTTGCTCCTGAGGCAGCCAGCCGTGTTGGAGGGCGGCGTGCCGAGCCGCCGGCAGGCGATCATAGAATCCCCTGGCCAGCGGGCAGGATTGTCCATGGCAGCTCTTGTCCGGATGTTCACAGGACTTGTCTCGCGCCACATGCTCCAGCACCCGCAGTGGTGTGGCCTGATGCTCAGGGCGTAGGCTGTGCAGCGCGTCCAGGGCCAGGCGGCGGCCGGGCGTCTTGGCGGTGAGGAAGAACAGCCGATCCAGTTGCTGACCGGGCATAGCCTTGAGCTGGGGAAACAGCGTGCCCAGGGTCTTGCCGATTCCCGTGGTAGCCTGGGCCATCAGCGTGTGGCCATCACGGGCGCTGCGATAGACCGCTTCGGCCAGTTGCCGCTGGCCATGGCGAAAAGCGGGGTAGGGGAAGGTCAAGGCGTCCAGGTAGTCGTCACGCTCTAGACGGTGGGCTCGTTCCTGCTCGGCAAAGCGTAGAAAGCGCAGGCACTGTTGATCGAAGAAGGCTTTCAGGTCAGAGGCGCAGAAACACTCGGTGAAGGCGTGCTCGACCTGGGTCATGACCTCGAAATACACCACCGCCAGCTCCAGTTCTTCCAGCCCGAGCTGTTCGCAAAGCAGCCAGCCGTAGACCTTGACCTGGGCCCAGTGCAGCAGCCGGTGGTTGGCCGGGATGCGGCTGATGTCGCCGCGGTGGGTCTTGATCTCTTCCAGGCGGTTGGCTTCGGGGTCGTAGCCGTCAGCGCGGCCGCTGACCAATAGCCCTGGATAACTGCCACTCAGAGGCAGTTCCGCCAGGTAGTGCCCGCCGCGCCGGCTGACCACGGCCTGATGTCCGGCGATGCCTTCCTGGGCGGTGGGCGAGGGCGTGAAGCGCAGGTCGAGGTCGCCCTCTTTGGCGGTGAATTCACACAGCGCCCGCACCGCGACCCGATAGCTCATGCCGCCGCCCAGGTCACGTAACACACCTCAACGGCAATGCCCTGTTCGGCGGCGAAGCTCAGCCAGCGTTTCTGGTTGTCCTGCAGGCGGTCACCGGGGCCTTTCACCTCGATCATGCGGTAGCGCCGCTCGTGGGGGTAGAGCTGGATCAGGTCGGGCATGCCGGCGCGGTTGGCCTTCAGGTCTTTCAGCAGACGGGTGAAACAGGCCTGTAGGTGGTGCGCAGGAATGCAGTGCAGGGCCATCTCCAGGAGCGGCTCATCTAGCGTTGTCCAGAACACGAACGGCGACTGAACACCGAACTTTTCCCGGTAACGCTCGCGCAGCAGCTGCGGGTAGTCGGGTTGTTCAAGATGCGCCAGGCACCGCTCGAAAAGCGCCTGGCGCCGAGGGTGGAATTCCGGGCTGTACAGGTCTGCCGGTCCGCTGTGGAATGGATGAAAGAAGGCGCCAGGCAGCGGGGCAAAGATGGCATCCCAGCACAGCAAGCCGAACAGGCTGCATAGAAGGGAGTTTTCCACATAAAACACCGGTGCGGTGTCCTGATGCAGATGGTCGCGCACGGCAATTTCTACGCAGCTCTCGACAGGCGAAAGCGTCAGATCAAGTCGCGCCTCGGCAAACGACTTGGTCCGCTTGCCCAGTGGTAAGCCGAGCCTGCGCCGCAGGCGGGGCAGGGCGCGCTCAAGGCGCTGGCTTTCCTCGTCGCTGCCGGGCTGTTGGCTAAAGATTTGTGCGTGTTCCAGGGCTTCGATATCGCGGCCCAGTTGCTCCAGGACGCGAATCTGCCGCCAGCGTGACTGGTCGTGACTGGTCTGCCGGTAAAGCGTCAGGGCCTGTTCCAGCTCGCCACAGCGTTCCAGTTGCTGGGCGACCTGGAATAGTAGTCGTGACTGGCGGGTGCGCAGGTACGGATTCTCCGAGGAAAAGCTAAGCAACGCCGGCAGGATTGCTTCCACGTCGTGGCCTTCGTCGCAGTGCTGGCGTAGCCCGCGCAGGTGCAGGTAATCCTCAATGTCCTGGCGACACTGAAATCCGCGAGAGTGTGGGGTGATCTTTACTGGCTCGTAGCGGTAGATGCCCAGGTCGACCAGGACGAACTCGGACCACTCCTGACTCAGGTTGCCGAAGAACATCAGGCGCAGACGGTCGCAGAGCTCGCCCACCTGCAGACTCAGCACTCGATCATCCAGATTGGGGCACCAGCTAATGAAACTCTGAGCCGGCAGGTCTTGAGCCAACAGCTGTTCAAGCAGCTCGCTTTTCTTCTGTACGGCGCGGCGGTCCAGTAGCGGCAGGTGAGCGAGCACTTCCTCTTTGCGCAGCAGCTTGGCTACCTCTGTGGCGCTCAGCAATGCCTGCTCACTTAGCCAGCCAAGCTCGAGCAGCATCAGGGCTGCGGCCAGGCTGTCGCCAATTTCGGGATAGTCGAGTTTGCTCAGGCGAAAGTGGCAGCCGCGGCGCATGATCATTCGCACCAGCAGCGCCTGGGCGGGTAGTGTCAGTCCAAAGAAGCACTCAATAAAGGTGCGCTCCTCAACTGTCAGCAAATCGGCATAGCGCTCCTGCACCCAGAGAATGGCGGTACGAAAGTTGCCAACGTAGTAGAACTCGACTGCAAGACTGGAAGGCATGGCGACAATGGCTGTGGTTTTATACAGTATTGTCTGGGTTGTGACGGTGTCGATCAAGCAGGGGCTGATGAAGGGGTACAAGATGCGAGCGGCGAGGGCTCCGTCTGCGCTATGCCTCACCTGATAGTTGAAAGTGAGGCGAGTGGAGCGTTGGCTAGTCGAAACGGCTTACTACTTGATCGCGTCGCGCTTCACGCTGCATCTGATAGACGAAGCGTTCGACCTGCCGTTGAGTCATCCCGCTGATACGGTAGAAACGCAGACCGCAGAAGGTTATGTCGATTTTTTCATCGTAGATGAGGTGGCGCAGTTCCACTTCGGTGGTGATTGTGCCGAAAGGTAGGCGGGCCGAAAACTTCTCGTAAATCTGACCGGTTTGCAGGCGATCCTGAATGTCGCCCTTGAAACTCAGCTTGCAGCCGGTGGCCGACATGTCCAGCAGCGTGCCTTCCAGCGGCTTCTTGATCATGCGTCCATCGAGCACGGCGCTGATGGGTTGCCCTATAAGTTGAGCCCGATATGCGTTGCGACGCTGGTGGTATTGAATCTCTAGAGGCAGCGGGATCCAGTAACAGGGGGCGTCGTTGAGCTCGCCGGCATGGGCCGGGTATTCGTTGTTCCAGGCAATGCGAACGCCTTCCTGAAAGCCTTCGATCTGAAAGGCTTCTCCGGCTAGTAAGAGTCGTTCGCCATCATTGGGCACCAGCTCATCGATGGCGATCCAGCCTTTTTCCTGGTTTATATCCACTAGAAAGGTCTGATAGCGCTGGCTACGTTCAGTAAAGCGGAGCAGTAGAGGCGTATTGCTTTCGTTAAGGGCGCGCAGGCTGGAATAGATTTCAACGGGCGTCTTGAGGATTTGAGGCGGCTGTGGGCCTTCATCCTTCGCAAAAGGGTTGGACACTTGCATTGCTCTCCGGCACTTTACGGTAACGACCGCATACTAGCATTGTGCCTGTATCGGGTTGCGAGGCTTAGGCTTGGCTGAGAGGGCGGTTGTAGGAGCTTTTGGCTGCGCTACCGCGTCGATCATAGAGATCCGGGGTCTGGTTGTTGCCCTGTAGCACGGTCAGCATGCTGTTAACGGCGCTCTGGTTGTTGCGGATTTGCTGGCCGTTGCGCTCGTTGGCGATCCGGCAGGCTTCGAGTGCTTTATCGAGCAGCTCCGCCTGTTCCAGAATGCCGGGGCCCACCGTTGATGCAGCGGCGAAAGCCGCAAGGCCATTCTTGTCGATGCTCAGTTGTGACTTGGCGAGTGTCTGGCTGCGGAGGGTGCCGTGCTGTCCCAGAATTGCCAGTAGGGCCTGTTTTTGCGTGAGCAACGCTTCCAAGCCAGCCAGGTTGCGTTCGGCAAGTGCCAGATATTCGGCGTCCATGAGCTCAAGAAGCTTCTGCGCGGTGCCGACATCTTCGGTGAGCTGTTGAAGCAGTTCAGTATCACGCATGTTCACTCTCCGTACGCCGACGCCCAGCTATCTTGACGCCGGTTTCAGTGCTGGCTTTCGAAAGACAGCAGTTTCGATGCCACGCGCTGGCTGTCCACCTGGTAGCTGCCGTCAGCAATGGCCTGGCGAATGCGGGCAACACGCTCCTGGTCAACCGAAGGCTGCTGGTTGAGCTTTTCCGTTGCCTGCTGCAGTCGCTGTGCTTCGGGGCTGAGCTGAACATTCTCGCCCGATGCCACGGTGTTGTTGGTGCCCTTGGCCGTATCGGCCACTGGATTCTGCTGTGCAGCAGGCTGGTCGGTACTTTGAACGCCGTTGCTACGCCCGCTGTTAGGCAGGTTGGCGGCACCATTAGGCCGGTTGAAATCGATAACCATGATCGAAACCTCGAAGAAATCAGTACGCTTGCCAGTTCTTCGGCAGGACGCTGTAAAACTTTAGCTATATTTCTGTGCAAAACAGATTGCGTCTTACATCATAACTTCTACTTGTCCTGGGCCCGTGACCCTAGCCCTGATCACTCGTCCAGAGCGTAGGTTCTTAACCCTGATCTGGCTACCCAGTGCCCCATCTGACAACGCCTCGCCGGGCATTCTCACATTTATTGTCGAGTTTTTCGCGGTGATTACCACCTGATCTCCCTTGCGCACGACTTCGGCTGGCGATACCTGGCTGGGCGGCAACACCTGGTCCGGTTGTAGCGGACGTGTGAGTTTGTTGCCCAGGGCTTGGTCGAGCGAAGTGAGATAGCCCTGATTCAGCAGGCCAACATCTCGTTCGGCCAGCGTTATGTCTGCGGCTTCGATAGTGCTGTTGCGCTGCAGTGGTCTTCTGGCCACAACGACATCGCGATACAGATGGATTTGTGCAGGTACGAAAACGGACCAGGGTGCAGTGCCTTCGCAGCTTACTCGAACCGTGGCTCGACCGATCGGCTGGGCGGGACTTTCCAGTTTCGTTGTCAAAGGCTGGTCACACAAGGCCAGGCGCAGCCGCGGGTCCAGCCGGTTGACCTCGACCTGATAGCGCGCCTGGATCTGGCTGCGTTGCAGATAATCAGCCACCTCGCGCTCAAGAAATTCCCGTGTCGCGCCGATAAGCTGTTCAGGTCGCGTTACGGTTGCCGATTCGGCAAGCTGGCCTAGTCCGCACAGCAGCGGCAAAAGGGTTGCGCTGATAAAAGCCTTGTATGTCCGCCGGGAAAAAGTCATCTGTTCGCTCATGGCTTATACAAAAGCAAGGTACGTGCCGTAACGCGCAGTCGAAGCGTCTATCAGCCCATCGCGCAAGCAAAGAGGAAACTGGCATGGCCGGTGTATTGGATTCGGTTAATCAGCGTACTCAGCTGGTAGGGCAAAACCGCCTTGAATTGTTGTTGTTCAGGCTCGAAGGCAAGCAGCTTTACGGAATCAACGTCTTCAAGGTCAGGGAAGTGCTACAGTGCCCACGGCTGACGCTGATGCCCAAGTCGAGTCCGGTCGTGCGGGGTGTTGCCAATATCCGAGGCAGTACGCTCTCCATCCTCGATCTCTCGCTGGCGACAGGCAAAGCGGCGCTGGATGATCTGACCAACAGCTTCACCATCATTGTCGAGTACAACAATAGGGTGCTTGGCTTCCTGGTTCACTCGGTCGAGCGGATCGTCAATATGAACTGGGAGGATATTCTTCCACCGCCCCAGGGCGTGGGGACCGACCATTACCTGACGGCTGTGACTCATGTAGATGGCCAGATGGTCGAGATCATCGACGTTGAAAAGGTGCTGGCTGAGGTGGCGCCCGTCTCCGAACAGGTGTCGGTTGGTGTCGGCAGCGTAGAGATGCACGACCGCACGTCTTCCAGTCGCGTACTGATCGTCGATGACTCGTCAGTGGCGCGCAAGCAGATCGTCCGTTGTTTGCAGGGGTTGGGTATCGAGGTGGTCACGCAAAACGACGGCCGCCAGGCGCTGAACTATCTCAAAGGGCTTATCGCAGAAGGCAAGAAGCCGTCCGAGGAGTTCATGATGATGATTTCCGACATCGAGATGCCGGAAATGGACGGTTATACGCTGACAACCGAAGTGCGGCAGGATCCGGCTATGGGTGATATGCATATTCTGCTGCATACTTCGCTCTCCGGGGTATTCAACCTGAGCATGGTCCAGCGAGTCGGGGCGGATGACTTCCTCGCCAAGTTCCAGCCGGATGATCTGGCCAATCGAGTGCTTGATCGAATCCGCACCACGGGTTGATGTCGAAGCAGTGCCCCTTTGAATGTTGAGGCGTGATTAGTGTCAGGTGATCTGGAATTCGATCAGTTTCGAGTGTTCCTGGAAAAGAGCTGCGGCATTCTTCTGGGTAACAACAAGCAGTACCTGGTTTCCAGTCGGCTCAACAAGCTGATGGAGCAACAGGGGCTGAAGAGTCTTGGCGAGCTGGTTCGTCTCATTCAAGGGCAATCCCACAGGGGGTTGCGTGAGCAGGTCATCGATGCGATGACGACCAACGAAACACTTTGGTTTCGCGACACCTATCCATTCGAGGTGCTCAAAAGCCGCGTACTTCCCGAGTTGCTTAAGTCCGCGCCGGGGCAGCGGCTGCGCATCTGGTCGGCTGCCTGCTCGTCTGGGCAAGAGCCCTATTCGTTGTCGATGACTGTCGATGAGTATGAGCGCAGCAATCCTGGCCAGCCCAAGCCTTCGGTGCAGATCGTCGCGACCGAGTTGTCCGCCACCATGCTTGCAGCCTGTAAGGCAGCAGAGTACGACAGTCTGGCCATTGCGCGGGGTTTGTCGAGTGAGCGATTGCAGCGCTATTTCGATGTCAAGACGCCTGGGCGCTGGGTCGTCAAGCCGGCCATTCGCAGTCGTGTAGAGTTCCGGGTGCAGAATCTTCTCGATAGCTATGCGGTTCTGGGCAAGTTCGATGTGGTGTTCTGCCGGAATGTGCTGATCTACTTTTCCGCGGATGTGAAGAAGGACATCCTCAAGCGTATTCACGCCACTCTGAAGCCGGGTGGTTACTTGTTCCTCGGGGCCTCCGAGGCGCTCAACGGTCTGCCAGAGCTATATCAGATGGTTCAGTGCAGCCC is from Pseudomonas saudiphocaensis and encodes:
- a CDS encoding flagellar brake protein, coding for MSNPFAKDEGPQPPQILKTPVEIYSSLRALNESNTPLLLRFTERSQRYQTFLVDINQEKGWIAIDELVPNDGERLLLAGEAFQIEGFQEGVRIAWNNEYPAHAGELNDAPCYWIPLPLEIQYHQRRNAYRAQLIGQPISAVLDGRMIKKPLEGTLLDMSATGCKLSFKGDIQDRLQTGQIYEKFSARLPFGTITTEVELRHLIYDEKIDITFCGLRFYRISGMTQRQVERFVYQMQREARRDQVVSRFD
- a CDS encoding Arc family DNA-binding protein — protein: MRPMKQAVYSSRTADKFVVRLPDGMRERIAEVARNHHRSMNSEIIARLEQSLLQEGALGDDLNMRLDSPELSLHERELLQRFRHLAHRQQNALIALIAQDSEAGKEED
- a CDS encoding DUF4124 domain-containing protein, whose product is MRTLLASSCCALLLSAPPALATSIYRCVDETGHLTFTRQGCPPQQTTERQQAFNPTPGSSKPVPMAKAPKQRPESKKKQEQTLTVVGEPDDGCGNRITGSARRNAMINRQSLPGMTRADIESTFGKPDSITSRNGQTQYRYTASKGRTHSISFDESGCVVGKR
- a CDS encoding PA3371 family protein, translating into MTIHAFLFLSLCIACSILGLTAEMSDSWATLAKVGAVVFGALFAGSLVIGKRIKFDPVLR
- the flgA gene encoding flagellar basal body P-ring formation chaperone FlgA yields the protein MSEQMTFSRRTYKAFISATLLPLLCGLGQLAESATVTRPEQLIGATREFLEREVADYLQRSQIQARYQVEVNRLDPRLRLALCDQPLTTKLESPAQPIGRATVRVSCEGTAPWSVFVPAQIHLYRDVVVARRPLQRNSTIEAADITLAERDVGLLNQGYLTSLDQALGNKLTRPLQPDQVLPPSQVSPAEVVRKGDQVVITAKNSTINVRMPGEALSDGALGSQIRVKNLRSGRVIRARVTGPGQVEVMM
- the mgtE gene encoding magnesium transporter; protein product: MTEVEAKKPQESLQDRLAQVVELLHRQKIVEDLAYRQGIGQPQELIDNLEHRQNLVELQRKLEALHPADVAYILEALPLDDRLTVWQLVKSERDGDILLEVSDAVRETLIADMDDHEILAAAKDLDADELADLAAELPRDVVHELMETLDAQQRERVRSALSYEEDQVGALMDFEMVTIREDVSLEVVLRYLRRLKELPGHTDKLFVVDYDGVLKGVLPIKRLLVNDPEKQVAEVMANDPVTFHPDEDAYEAAQAFERYDLVSTPVVDKGGKLIGRLTIDEMVDLIREESESEVLNMAGLREEEDIFASVWKSLRNRWAWLALNLITAFVASRVIGLFDGSIEKLVALAALMPIVAGIGGNSGNQTITMIVRAMALDQMGTGNGFRLLRKEAGVGLLNGLIWGGVIGLVVYWLYGSWSLGVVMTAAMTLNLLLAALMGVLIPVTLARMGRDPALGSSVMITAVTDSGGFFIFLGLATLFLL
- a CDS encoding ATP-dependent DNA helicase, translated to MSYRVAVRALCEFTAKEGDLDLRFTPSPTAQEGIAGHQAVVSRRGGHYLAELPLSGSYPGLLVSGRADGYDPEANRLEEIKTHRGDISRIPANHRLLHWAQVKVYGWLLCEQLGLEELELAVVYFEVMTQVEHAFTECFCASDLKAFFDQQCLRFLRFAEQERAHRLERDDYLDALTFPYPAFRHGQRQLAEAVYRSARDGHTLMAQATTGIGKTLGTLFPQLKAMPGQQLDRLFFLTAKTPGRRLALDALHSLRPEHQATPLRVLEHVARDKSCEHPDKSCHGQSCPLARGFYDRLPAARHAALQHGWLPQEQVRRIALEHQICPYYLSQELCRWADVVVGDYNYYFDMGALLYSLTTLNEWRVAVLVDEAHNLVDRARSMYSAELDQSILHDLLRRAPARIRSELQRVGRHWEQLNRVQEHDYQIYPSVPDLFVAALQKAVTAITDHLSEQPDGNDRSLLQFYLDAMLFCRLSEAYGPHSLCDITRQTGNAMSLDTTLCLRNVVPAPFLAARFDEAHTTTLFSATLRPANYYRDLLGLPEETQWIDVASPFAAEQLSVRVVRNLSTRYQHRESSLAPICQLMAEQYRREPGNYLAFFSSYAYLEQVRELFETLHPDIPTSVQTRNMLEGERQAFLDRFTLSSEGIGFAVLGGAFGEGIDLPGKRLIGAFIATLGLPQVNVVNEEIKARVQEMFGEAHGYDYAYLYPGMQKVVQAAGRVIRTTDDRGVVYLLDDRFAQAKARNLLPSWWQVESCWL
- a CDS encoding flagella synthesis protein FlgN, whose protein sequence is MRDTELLQQLTEDVGTAQKLLELMDAEYLALAERNLAGLEALLTQKQALLAILGQHGTLRSQTLAKSQLSIDKNGLAAFAAASTVGPGILEQAELLDKALEACRIANERNGQQIRNNQSAVNSMLTVLQGNNQTPDLYDRRGSAAKSSYNRPLSQA
- the flgM gene encoding flagellar biosynthesis anti-sigma factor FlgM, coding for MVIDFNRPNGAANLPNSGRSNGVQSTDQPAAQQNPVADTAKGTNNTVASGENVQLSPEAQRLQQATEKLNQQPSVDQERVARIRQAIADGSYQVDSQRVASKLLSFESQH
- a CDS encoding VRR-NUC domain-containing protein, producing the protein MPSSLAVEFYYVGNFRTAILWVQERYADLLTVEERTFIECFFGLTLPAQALLVRMIMRRGCHFRLSKLDYPEIGDSLAAALMLLELGWLSEQALLSATEVAKLLRKEEVLAHLPLLDRRAVQKKSELLEQLLAQDLPAQSFISWCPNLDDRVLSLQVGELCDRLRLMFFGNLSQEWSEFVLVDLGIYRYEPVKITPHSRGFQCRQDIEDYLHLRGLRQHCDEGHDVEAILPALLSFSSENPYLRTRQSRLLFQVAQQLERCGELEQALTLYRQTSHDQSRWRQIRVLEQLGRDIEALEHAQIFSQQPGSDEESQRLERALPRLRRRLGLPLGKRTKSFAEARLDLTLSPVESCVEIAVRDHLHQDTAPVFYVENSLLCSLFGLLCWDAIFAPLPGAFFHPFHSGPADLYSPEFHPRRQALFERCLAHLEQPDYPQLLRERYREKFGVQSPFVFWTTLDEPLLEMALHCIPAHHLQACFTRLLKDLKANRAGMPDLIQLYPHERRYRMIEVKGPGDRLQDNQKRWLSFAAEQGIAVEVCYVTWAAA